The following coding sequences lie in one Falsibacillus albus genomic window:
- the tilS gene encoding tRNA lysidine(34) synthetase TilS has protein sequence MLEYERKVSAFIESHQLIANGDRVLIAVSGGPDSLSLLHYLYKRQEFYKIQVAAVHVDHMLRGKQSNEDLLFVQKFCATYGIPFHSKAIDIKKIMDEENKGMQETARQYRYKYFAEIVNGKDFNKLAFGHHGDDQVETVLMRMTRGAVGKSRAGIPFKRPFERGYIIRPLLPLQKKEIEEYCTRFGLEPRRDPSNDKDDYTRNRFRHRVLPALKEENPKVHEQFQRFSEEMLEDEYFLQELTKVEMNKLWNSSDGEISIEITPFKKMPLPLQRRGIQLILNYLYKDLPSSLSAVHIHDIFRLIGSNHPSGHIDLPKALQVRRSYDHCLFTFRQQTADEPFEYELPMEGVLPLPDGDEIIIRRGIDQDLHSRDNQNFFCVDPSRVIMPLKVRTRKQGDRIAIKGLNGTKKVKDIFIDQKIPLKSREGWPLVTDQSGTILWLPGLKKSIYDEPDLNKPFLVLQYISQSSSRGPLN, from the coding sequence GCCTTCATTGAATCCCATCAATTGATTGCAAATGGAGATCGTGTATTGATTGCCGTATCGGGCGGTCCCGACTCTTTATCATTGCTCCACTATTTATACAAGCGCCAGGAATTCTACAAAATCCAGGTCGCTGCGGTTCATGTGGACCATATGCTAAGAGGGAAGCAATCAAATGAAGATTTATTATTTGTACAGAAATTTTGTGCTACGTATGGTATCCCTTTCCACTCTAAAGCCATCGACATAAAAAAAATTATGGACGAAGAAAATAAAGGGATGCAGGAAACGGCGAGGCAATATCGGTACAAGTATTTCGCAGAAATTGTGAATGGGAAGGATTTCAATAAGCTCGCATTTGGACATCACGGCGATGACCAGGTGGAAACCGTCTTGATGAGGATGACCAGAGGCGCGGTTGGGAAAAGCAGGGCTGGAATCCCATTTAAAAGGCCTTTTGAAAGAGGCTATATCATCCGACCGCTATTGCCCCTTCAAAAAAAGGAGATTGAAGAATATTGCACCCGTTTCGGCTTGGAGCCAAGGCGGGATCCCAGCAATGACAAGGATGATTATACGAGAAACCGATTCAGGCATCGGGTGCTGCCTGCGCTGAAAGAGGAAAACCCGAAAGTTCATGAACAGTTCCAGCGTTTCAGTGAAGAAATGCTGGAAGATGAATATTTTCTGCAGGAATTAACCAAGGTAGAAATGAATAAATTATGGAATAGCTCTGATGGGGAAATCTCGATTGAAATAACCCCATTTAAGAAGATGCCTTTGCCTTTACAAAGAAGAGGTATTCAACTAATATTAAACTATCTTTATAAAGATTTACCATCTTCATTATCTGCTGTACATATCCATGATATTTTTCGTTTGATTGGCAGCAATCATCCTTCAGGACATATAGATCTGCCCAAAGCATTACAGGTACGCAGATCCTATGACCATTGCCTATTTACGTTCAGGCAGCAGACAGCGGATGAACCCTTCGAGTATGAACTCCCGATGGAAGGTGTTTTACCACTCCCCGACGGGGATGAAATTATTATTCGCAGGGGAATTGACCAGGATTTACATAGCAGGGATAACCAAAATTTTTTCTGTGTCGATCCTTCGAGGGTTATCATGCCATTAAAGGTGAGAACAAGAAAACAAGGTGATCGAATTGCAATAAAAGGATTGAATGGGACCAAAAAGGTTAAAGATATATTTATTGATCAAAAGATCCCATTGAAATCCAGAGAGGGTTGGCCGTTGGTCACTGACCAATCAGGGACGATCCTTTGGCTGCCAGGATTGAAAAAATCAATTTATGACGAGCCGGATTTAAATAAACCTTTTTTAGTTTTACAATACATT